Proteins from a genomic interval of Crassostrea angulata isolate pt1a10 chromosome 7, ASM2561291v2, whole genome shotgun sequence:
- the LOC128156866 gene encoding uncharacterized protein LOC128156866: MAPLWILTVFLVLPQTSLAAYCHGSPSKNAKQNLNPIYTDAPRFVRSVVNGKLYTVGTGQDAFDIVHVWGKPYDWGKAQGQLLGEKAVKMMDAVWEYLEDQVIEAINGTVHIFKPWFLKDIADFGLERALDLELSITKKYSGSYFYEEAQGISDGSGLDVQKLLRIHMIGELTKGSCSMFGAWGSSVPDKGSLLQLRALDWSVDGPFKDYPQVTVYHPSDPKDGHPFANFGWTGWFGSITGMSSQKMAISEIGVSFPDSTFGTESRFGTPFTFLLRDVLQFDKTLDDAINRIANTRRTCDLILGVGDAKLGQFRGIEYSASVADFFDDINMRPAEDWHPKIPNVVYWGMDWNCPAFNEVLGKQLTKHHGNITVENTIRDVVSIVQTGNLQVAVYDLTKNVAYLSNAKASYESGPQYAYESIQLTLAKYGSFTSVCQMNLLRDEERRLIKGLHRYIGATEKLSELVPEDVVSLLEKAEVEQQVLEDEFAENPLSSFHTLYRIYHDWNEVFCHVWCDDCDKTPASQDFNITFGIAERKFGGWITQEDLRVAAINIVKLYEMYDLDVRDVFDGYIQDHVVTPLPAEELYFIAATADKQDRMRSAVVWFEELYKRVSENMYPDSTLKLITVARVLAGVYNKIGMPQKSIELFDQINNEGLDMRQLKRDVEYYTLRLNGLPLDERSKDLDLYKKTKPSKFTQLCRQSLKSTKAESKLKCFLRASDLPFYFTKEELFNKNPRISVFHDVITEDDLRQLSNCTSARRLVYTREVSEETAINNKKFGFYDVEQSVVKKLRNRMRKILQIPQQEEIDIKRGNQRVATWNYVVS; the protein is encoded by the exons ATGGCGCCTCTCTGGATATTAACTGTCTTTCTAGTCCTACCACAAACATCTTTGGCCGCTTACTGCCATGGTTCT CCAAGTAAAAATGCCAAGCAGAACTTGAATCCTATATACACAGACGCCCCTCGCTTTGTAAGATCAGTGGTCAACGGCAAGTTGTATACTGTGGGGACGGGACAGGACGCCTTTGACATTGTTCATGTCTGGG GTAAGCCGTATGACTGGGGTAAGGCCCAGGGTCAGCTGCTGGGGGAGAAGGCGGTCAAGATGATGGACGCTGTGTGGGAGTACCTAGAGGACCAAGTG ATCGAGGCTATTAATGGAACTGTTCATATATTCAAACCATGGTTTCTTAAAGACATTGCAGATTTTGG ATTGGAGAGAGCGTTGGATTTAGAGTTGAGCATTACCAAGAAGTACTCAGGCTCGTACTTCTATGAGGAAGCCCAGGGGATCAGCGACGGGAGCGGTCTGGATGTACAG AAACTTCTTCGAATCCACATGATTGGAGAACTGAC GAAGGGCAGCTGCTCAATGTTCGGGGCCTGGGGTAGTTCTGTGCCAGACAAAGGTTCCCTCCTTCAGCTCAGAGCGTTAGACTGGAGCGTGGACG GACCTTTTAAGGACTACCCCCAGGTGACCGTGTATCATCCATCTGACCCCAAGGATGGTCACCCCTTCGCTAACTTTGGTTGGACAGGATGGTTTGGATCTATAACAG GTATGAGCTCTCAGAAGATGGCGATATCAGAGATTGGCGTTTCTTTCCCTGACTCCACTTTTGGAACCGAATCAAGATTTGGAACACCATTCACG TTCCTTCTTCGAGACGTTCTGCAGTTTGATAAAACGCTTGATGACGCCATTAACAGAATTGCTAACACAAGGAGAACGTGTGACCTGATTTTGGGAGTTGGGGACGCAAAG CTTGGCCAGTTTCGGGGCATCGAATATTCAGCCTCTGTAGCTGACTTTTTTGATGATATCAATATGAGACCGGCGGAAGATTGGCATCCCAAGATACCAAATGTTGTGTACTGGG GTATGGATTGGAACTGCCCCGCCTTTAATGAAGTGTTAGGGAAACAGCTCACAAAACACCACGGAAACATCACAGTAGAGAACACGATAAGGGACGTTGTGTCCATTGTACAAACCGGAAATCTCCAGGTCGCCGTGTACGACCTGACCAAGAACGTGGCTTACTTATCGAACGCCAAGGCTTCCTACGAAAGTGGACCGCAATATGCATACGAAAg TATTCAGTTAACCCTGGCTAAATATGGATCTTTTACCTCTGTCTGTCAAATGAACCTTCTAAGAGATGAGGAACGGCGATTGATAAAAGGACTCCATCGATACATAGGGGCTACTGAAAAACTAAGTGAATTAGTGCCTGAAGATGTTGTAAG TCTGCTGGAGAAAGCAGAGGTAGAACAACAAGTGCTAGAAGACGAATTTGCAGAGAACCCATTGAGTTCATTCCACACTCTGTATAGAATTTACCATGACTGGAATGAGGTCTTTTGTCACGTTTGGTGCGACGACTGCGATAAAACCCCTGCCTCCCAag ATTTTAACATTACATTTGGGATAGCAGAAAGAAAGTTTGGTGGATGGATAACGCAGGAGGACTTGCGGGTGGCAGCAATAAACATCGTGAAGCTGTATGAAATGTATGACCTAGACGTGAGGGACGTGTTCGATGGGTATATTCAGGACCACGTGGTCACCCCACTTCCGGCGGAAGAGCTATATTTCATCGCGGCCACGGCGGACAAACAGGACAGGATGAGAAGCGCCGTCGTCTGGTTTGAAGAACTTTACAAGAGAGTTTCTGAGAATATGTACCCCGATTCAACGCTGAAATTGATCACGGTAGCCAGGGTCCTAGCGGGTGTATATAACAAA atTGGAATGCCCCAGAAATCGATTGAACTGTTTGATCAGATTAACAATGAAG GTTTGGACATGAGGCAGTTGAAGAGAGACGTGGAGTACTATACTCTCCGTTTGAATGGGCTGCCCCTGGACGAGAGATCCAAAGACCTCGATCTCTACAAGAAAACGAAACCGTCCAAATTCACACAGCTATGTCGACAGTCTCTGAAG TCAACGAAGGCGGAATCCAAGTTGAAATGCTTCTTGAGGGCATCAGATCTTCCTTTCTATTTTACGAAAGAGGAATTGTTCAACAAGAATCCCAGGATTTCCGTATTTCATGACGTCATCACCGAGGACGATTTGAGACAACTCAGTAATTGCACTAGTGCAAGG AGATTGGTGTACACACGAGAGGTCAGCGAAGAGACAGCCATTAATAACAAAAA ATTTGGATTTTACGACGTTGAGCAGTCGGTAGTGAAGAAATTGAGAAACAGAATGAGAAAGATCTTGCAAATTCCACAACAAGAG GAAATTGACATTAAAAGGGGAAACCAAAGAGTTGCCACATGGAACTATGTTGTGAGTTAA
- the LOC128156865 gene encoding centrosomal protein of 164 kDa-like isoform X5 has product MEVTSHPLSFRSTPASIRVSLNANSHLNNVPSAPPTKIHRPRTAAAVLSAKSESSCDRVSQVEHEPTRRHNLENHMPTKRNKPPPWQKNLDAPLVPFVTGPGYILSKSKSKFAVTIKEEFFDPVADESQKRKHIPTERVQSNSQKDTFKSTGSMNEHAFMEQLMERDTMIQQLQEQISDLSLYLEEERVNHRQTKQRAEEFLKDKINELNDQHNDAIRDLEEDHREDMERLRLSIEAEHQAYKTAAEGQILKMKKEIEFLQGAFESYKSSLHQDMDDKWNKRESDLKLMLQEEKQAAIHEMKMKVIQERNVERIAVQKDHQKAIDNLRKEHKKELDALVRKFSNAAADLERLKKTTAELKETKRDLETITVAYNETCQQLAITSRELADTKVKLLSFEEQFEEKVQQVDFKYQQKINDLITQNIELRRLYVKKCGQLYEEKVNVEMDRVKRVQSAKEVMQSMLRSKQRSDVSFAPGDPEYEEVTHKPKTRPGSAPLTKHEMKKAHSSVGNTDHLLEKEEIPEFPDNFLPEVSKEIDELKKQIMSDIKLPTKEEMLQALDSAR; this is encoded by the exons GTCCACTCCGGCCTCCATTAGAGTTTCACTCAACGCCAATTCACATCTGAACAATGTACCTTCAGCCCCGCCCACCAAAATCCACAGGCCACGGACTGCTGCAGCCGTGCTGTCCGCTAAATCTGA GTCAAGTTGTGACCGGGTTTCCCAGGTGGAGCACGAACCCACCCGTCGCCACAACCTGGAGAACCACATGCCAACCAAACGCAACAAACCGCCGCCGTGGCAAAAGAACCTAGAC GCCCCCCTCGTACCCTTCGTCACTGGACCCGGTTACATATTGTCAAAGAGCAAGTCCAAGTTTGCCGTCACCATCAAGGAGGAGTTCTTTGATCCTGTGGCTGATGAATCTCAAAA GAGGAAACACATCCCCACAGAAag AGTGCAAAGTAATAGCCAGAAAGACACGTTCAAGTCCACCGGTTCTATGAACGAGCATGCGTTCATGGAACAACTGATGGAAAG GGACACGATGATCCAACAGTTACAGGAACAAATCTCTGACCTGTCTCTGTATCTGGAGGAAGAGAGGGTCAACCACAGACAAACCAAGCAAAGG gCGGAGGAGTTTCTAAAAGACAAAATAAACGAACTAAATGATCAACACAATGATGCAATCAG GGACCTTGAGGAGGATCACCGAGAGGACATGGAGAGACTCCGCCTCAGTATCGAGGCCGAACACCAGGCCTACAAAACGGCCGCCGAGGGACAGATAC TGAAAATGAAGAAAGAGATCGAGTTTTTACAAGGGGCCTTTGAATCTTACAAGAGCTCGCTTCACCAAGATATGGACGACAAGTGGAATAAGCGAGAAAGTGACCTCAAGTTAATGCTTCAGGAGGAAAAACAGGCCGCCATTCACGAAATGA AAATGAAAGTGATACAAGAGAGGAATGTTGAAAGAATAGCCGTGCAGAAAGACCATCAGAAAGCCATTGACAATCTACGCAAGGAGCACAAGAAAGAACTTGAT GCTTTAGTAAGGAAGTTTTCAAATGCAGCTGCTGATTTAGAAAGATTAAAGAAAACTACAGCGGAGTTGAAG GAAACAAAGCGAGACCTGGAGACGATAACGGTGGCCTACAATGAGACCTGTCAACAGTTGGCCATCACCTCCAGGGAACTGGCCGATACG aAAGTTAAGCTATTGTCTTTTGAGGAACAGTTTGAAGAGAAAGTCCAGCAAGTGGATTTTAAATATCAGCAGAAAATTAATGATCTTATTACACAGAATATAGAGCTACG ACGGCTGTATGTAAAGAAGTGTGGACAACTCTACGAGGAAAAGGTCAACGTAGAAATGGATAGAGTTAAAAGAGTCCAGTCTGCGAAAGAAGTCATGCAG TCAATGTTACGGTCAAAACAAAGGTCTGACGTCAGCTTTGCTCCCGGGGACCCAGAATATGAGGAAGTGACCCACAAACCAAAAACCAGACCGGGAAGTGCTCCTTTAACGAAACACGAGATGAAGAAAGCCCACTCGTCCGTGGGAAATACGGATCACTTGCTGGAAAAGGAAGAAATTCCAGAATTCcctgataactttttaccggaAGTCAGTAAAGAGATTGATGAACTCAAAAAACAGATAATGTCAGATATAAAGCTGCCAACAAAAGAGGAAATGTTGCAAGCGCTGGACAGTGCTAGGTAG
- the LOC128156865 gene encoding centrosomal protein of 164 kDa-like isoform X1 has product MTDVLPRLAYQPKSHSFDERRLSSYPRPDLADGEEELSRDNFPPTFTTVLPNVNSDGYTLTSYASYIGDPRKLIVHYVSTPASIRVSLNANSHLNNVPSAPPTKIHRPRTAAAVLSAKSESSCDRVSQVEHEPTRRHNLENHMPTKRNKPPPWQKNLDAPLVPFVTGPGYILSKSKSKFAVTIKEEFFDPVADESQKRKHIPTERVQSNSQKDTFKSTGSMNEHAFMEQLMERDTMIQQLQEQISDLSLYLEEERVNHRQTKQRAEEFLKDKINELNDQHNDAIRDLEEDHREDMERLRLSIEAEHQAYKTAAEGQILKMKKEIEFLQGAFESYKSSLHQDMDDKWNKRESDLKLMLQEEKQAAIHEMKMKVIQERNVERIAVQKDHQKAIDNLRKEHKKELDALVRKFSNAAADLERLKKTTAELKETKRDLETITVAYNETCQQLAITSRELADTKVKLLSFEEQFEEKVQQVDFKYQQKINDLITQNIELRRLYVKKCGQLYEEKVNVEMDRVKRVQSAKEVMQSMLRSKQRSDVSFAPGDPEYEEVTHKPKTRPGSAPLTKHEMKKAHSSVGNTDHLLEKEEIPEFPDNFLPEVSKEIDELKKQIMSDIKLPTKEEMLQALDSAR; this is encoded by the exons CTACGCGTCCTATATTGGAGACCCCCGAAAACTTATAGTACACTATGT GTCCACTCCGGCCTCCATTAGAGTTTCACTCAACGCCAATTCACATCTGAACAATGTACCTTCAGCCCCGCCCACCAAAATCCACAGGCCACGGACTGCTGCAGCCGTGCTGTCCGCTAAATCTGA GTCAAGTTGTGACCGGGTTTCCCAGGTGGAGCACGAACCCACCCGTCGCCACAACCTGGAGAACCACATGCCAACCAAACGCAACAAACCGCCGCCGTGGCAAAAGAACCTAGAC GCCCCCCTCGTACCCTTCGTCACTGGACCCGGTTACATATTGTCAAAGAGCAAGTCCAAGTTTGCCGTCACCATCAAGGAGGAGTTCTTTGATCCTGTGGCTGATGAATCTCAAAA GAGGAAACACATCCCCACAGAAag AGTGCAAAGTAATAGCCAGAAAGACACGTTCAAGTCCACCGGTTCTATGAACGAGCATGCGTTCATGGAACAACTGATGGAAAG GGACACGATGATCCAACAGTTACAGGAACAAATCTCTGACCTGTCTCTGTATCTGGAGGAAGAGAGGGTCAACCACAGACAAACCAAGCAAAGG gCGGAGGAGTTTCTAAAAGACAAAATAAACGAACTAAATGATCAACACAATGATGCAATCAG GGACCTTGAGGAGGATCACCGAGAGGACATGGAGAGACTCCGCCTCAGTATCGAGGCCGAACACCAGGCCTACAAAACGGCCGCCGAGGGACAGATAC TGAAAATGAAGAAAGAGATCGAGTTTTTACAAGGGGCCTTTGAATCTTACAAGAGCTCGCTTCACCAAGATATGGACGACAAGTGGAATAAGCGAGAAAGTGACCTCAAGTTAATGCTTCAGGAGGAAAAACAGGCCGCCATTCACGAAATGA AAATGAAAGTGATACAAGAGAGGAATGTTGAAAGAATAGCCGTGCAGAAAGACCATCAGAAAGCCATTGACAATCTACGCAAGGAGCACAAGAAAGAACTTGAT GCTTTAGTAAGGAAGTTTTCAAATGCAGCTGCTGATTTAGAAAGATTAAAGAAAACTACAGCGGAGTTGAAG GAAACAAAGCGAGACCTGGAGACGATAACGGTGGCCTACAATGAGACCTGTCAACAGTTGGCCATCACCTCCAGGGAACTGGCCGATACG aAAGTTAAGCTATTGTCTTTTGAGGAACAGTTTGAAGAGAAAGTCCAGCAAGTGGATTTTAAATATCAGCAGAAAATTAATGATCTTATTACACAGAATATAGAGCTACG ACGGCTGTATGTAAAGAAGTGTGGACAACTCTACGAGGAAAAGGTCAACGTAGAAATGGATAGAGTTAAAAGAGTCCAGTCTGCGAAAGAAGTCATGCAG TCAATGTTACGGTCAAAACAAAGGTCTGACGTCAGCTTTGCTCCCGGGGACCCAGAATATGAGGAAGTGACCCACAAACCAAAAACCAGACCGGGAAGTGCTCCTTTAACGAAACACGAGATGAAGAAAGCCCACTCGTCCGTGGGAAATACGGATCACTTGCTGGAAAAGGAAGAAATTCCAGAATTCcctgataactttttaccggaAGTCAGTAAAGAGATTGATGAACTCAAAAAACAGATAATGTCAGATATAAAGCTGCCAACAAAAGAGGAAATGTTGCAAGCGCTGGACAGTGCTAGGTAG
- the LOC128156865 gene encoding early endosome antigen 1-like isoform X2 produces MTDVLPRLAYQPKSHSFDERRLSSYPRPDLADGEEELSRDNFPPTFTTVLPNVNSDGYTLTSYASYIGDPRKLIVHYVSTPASIRVSLNANSHLNNVPSAPPTKIHRPRTAAAVLSAKSESSCDRVSQVEHEPTRRHNLENHMPTKRNKPPPWQKNLDAPLVPFVTGPGYILSKSKSKFAVTIKEEFFDPVADESQKRKHIPTERPSSRQSKDTMIQQLQEQISDLSLYLEEERVNHRQTKQRAEEFLKDKINELNDQHNDAIRDLEEDHREDMERLRLSIEAEHQAYKTAAEGQILKMKKEIEFLQGAFESYKSSLHQDMDDKWNKRESDLKLMLQEEKQAAIHEMKMKVIQERNVERIAVQKDHQKAIDNLRKEHKKELDALVRKFSNAAADLERLKKTTAELKETKRDLETITVAYNETCQQLAITSRELADTKVKLLSFEEQFEEKVQQVDFKYQQKINDLITQNIELRRLYVKKCGQLYEEKVNVEMDRVKRVQSAKEVMQSMLRSKQRSDVSFAPGDPEYEEVTHKPKTRPGSAPLTKHEMKKAHSSVGNTDHLLEKEEIPEFPDNFLPEVSKEIDELKKQIMSDIKLPTKEEMLQALDSAR; encoded by the exons CTACGCGTCCTATATTGGAGACCCCCGAAAACTTATAGTACACTATGT GTCCACTCCGGCCTCCATTAGAGTTTCACTCAACGCCAATTCACATCTGAACAATGTACCTTCAGCCCCGCCCACCAAAATCCACAGGCCACGGACTGCTGCAGCCGTGCTGTCCGCTAAATCTGA GTCAAGTTGTGACCGGGTTTCCCAGGTGGAGCACGAACCCACCCGTCGCCACAACCTGGAGAACCACATGCCAACCAAACGCAACAAACCGCCGCCGTGGCAAAAGAACCTAGAC GCCCCCCTCGTACCCTTCGTCACTGGACCCGGTTACATATTGTCAAAGAGCAAGTCCAAGTTTGCCGTCACCATCAAGGAGGAGTTCTTTGATCCTGTGGCTGATGAATCTCAAAA GAGGAAACACATCCCCACAGAAag ACCATCTTCCAGACAATCTAA GGACACGATGATCCAACAGTTACAGGAACAAATCTCTGACCTGTCTCTGTATCTGGAGGAAGAGAGGGTCAACCACAGACAAACCAAGCAAAGG gCGGAGGAGTTTCTAAAAGACAAAATAAACGAACTAAATGATCAACACAATGATGCAATCAG GGACCTTGAGGAGGATCACCGAGAGGACATGGAGAGACTCCGCCTCAGTATCGAGGCCGAACACCAGGCCTACAAAACGGCCGCCGAGGGACAGATAC TGAAAATGAAGAAAGAGATCGAGTTTTTACAAGGGGCCTTTGAATCTTACAAGAGCTCGCTTCACCAAGATATGGACGACAAGTGGAATAAGCGAGAAAGTGACCTCAAGTTAATGCTTCAGGAGGAAAAACAGGCCGCCATTCACGAAATGA AAATGAAAGTGATACAAGAGAGGAATGTTGAAAGAATAGCCGTGCAGAAAGACCATCAGAAAGCCATTGACAATCTACGCAAGGAGCACAAGAAAGAACTTGAT GCTTTAGTAAGGAAGTTTTCAAATGCAGCTGCTGATTTAGAAAGATTAAAGAAAACTACAGCGGAGTTGAAG GAAACAAAGCGAGACCTGGAGACGATAACGGTGGCCTACAATGAGACCTGTCAACAGTTGGCCATCACCTCCAGGGAACTGGCCGATACG aAAGTTAAGCTATTGTCTTTTGAGGAACAGTTTGAAGAGAAAGTCCAGCAAGTGGATTTTAAATATCAGCAGAAAATTAATGATCTTATTACACAGAATATAGAGCTACG ACGGCTGTATGTAAAGAAGTGTGGACAACTCTACGAGGAAAAGGTCAACGTAGAAATGGATAGAGTTAAAAGAGTCCAGTCTGCGAAAGAAGTCATGCAG TCAATGTTACGGTCAAAACAAAGGTCTGACGTCAGCTTTGCTCCCGGGGACCCAGAATATGAGGAAGTGACCCACAAACCAAAAACCAGACCGGGAAGTGCTCCTTTAACGAAACACGAGATGAAGAAAGCCCACTCGTCCGTGGGAAATACGGATCACTTGCTGGAAAAGGAAGAAATTCCAGAATTCcctgataactttttaccggaAGTCAGTAAAGAGATTGATGAACTCAAAAAACAGATAATGTCAGATATAAAGCTGCCAACAAAAGAGGAAATGTTGCAAGCGCTGGACAGTGCTAGGTAG
- the LOC128156865 gene encoding centrosomal protein of 164 kDa-like isoform X4: MSADILNYSSQGGVSSTLFAIPGLPPPSAVSSSHSSRTRRPKSTPASIRVSLNANSHLNNVPSAPPTKIHRPRTAAAVLSAKSESSCDRVSQVEHEPTRRHNLENHMPTKRNKPPPWQKNLDAPLVPFVTGPGYILSKSKSKFAVTIKEEFFDPVADESQKRKHIPTERVQSNSQKDTFKSTGSMNEHAFMEQLMERDTMIQQLQEQISDLSLYLEEERVNHRQTKQRAEEFLKDKINELNDQHNDAIRDLEEDHREDMERLRLSIEAEHQAYKTAAEGQILKMKKEIEFLQGAFESYKSSLHQDMDDKWNKRESDLKLMLQEEKQAAIHEMKMKVIQERNVERIAVQKDHQKAIDNLRKEHKKELDALVRKFSNAAADLERLKKTTAELKETKRDLETITVAYNETCQQLAITSRELADTKVKLLSFEEQFEEKVQQVDFKYQQKINDLITQNIELRRLYVKKCGQLYEEKVNVEMDRVKRVQSAKEVMQSMLRSKQRSDVSFAPGDPEYEEVTHKPKTRPGSAPLTKHEMKKAHSSVGNTDHLLEKEEIPEFPDNFLPEVSKEIDELKKQIMSDIKLPTKEEMLQALDSAR, from the exons GTCCACTCCGGCCTCCATTAGAGTTTCACTCAACGCCAATTCACATCTGAACAATGTACCTTCAGCCCCGCCCACCAAAATCCACAGGCCACGGACTGCTGCAGCCGTGCTGTCCGCTAAATCTGA GTCAAGTTGTGACCGGGTTTCCCAGGTGGAGCACGAACCCACCCGTCGCCACAACCTGGAGAACCACATGCCAACCAAACGCAACAAACCGCCGCCGTGGCAAAAGAACCTAGAC GCCCCCCTCGTACCCTTCGTCACTGGACCCGGTTACATATTGTCAAAGAGCAAGTCCAAGTTTGCCGTCACCATCAAGGAGGAGTTCTTTGATCCTGTGGCTGATGAATCTCAAAA GAGGAAACACATCCCCACAGAAag AGTGCAAAGTAATAGCCAGAAAGACACGTTCAAGTCCACCGGTTCTATGAACGAGCATGCGTTCATGGAACAACTGATGGAAAG GGACACGATGATCCAACAGTTACAGGAACAAATCTCTGACCTGTCTCTGTATCTGGAGGAAGAGAGGGTCAACCACAGACAAACCAAGCAAAGG gCGGAGGAGTTTCTAAAAGACAAAATAAACGAACTAAATGATCAACACAATGATGCAATCAG GGACCTTGAGGAGGATCACCGAGAGGACATGGAGAGACTCCGCCTCAGTATCGAGGCCGAACACCAGGCCTACAAAACGGCCGCCGAGGGACAGATAC TGAAAATGAAGAAAGAGATCGAGTTTTTACAAGGGGCCTTTGAATCTTACAAGAGCTCGCTTCACCAAGATATGGACGACAAGTGGAATAAGCGAGAAAGTGACCTCAAGTTAATGCTTCAGGAGGAAAAACAGGCCGCCATTCACGAAATGA AAATGAAAGTGATACAAGAGAGGAATGTTGAAAGAATAGCCGTGCAGAAAGACCATCAGAAAGCCATTGACAATCTACGCAAGGAGCACAAGAAAGAACTTGAT GCTTTAGTAAGGAAGTTTTCAAATGCAGCTGCTGATTTAGAAAGATTAAAGAAAACTACAGCGGAGTTGAAG GAAACAAAGCGAGACCTGGAGACGATAACGGTGGCCTACAATGAGACCTGTCAACAGTTGGCCATCACCTCCAGGGAACTGGCCGATACG aAAGTTAAGCTATTGTCTTTTGAGGAACAGTTTGAAGAGAAAGTCCAGCAAGTGGATTTTAAATATCAGCAGAAAATTAATGATCTTATTACACAGAATATAGAGCTACG ACGGCTGTATGTAAAGAAGTGTGGACAACTCTACGAGGAAAAGGTCAACGTAGAAATGGATAGAGTTAAAAGAGTCCAGTCTGCGAAAGAAGTCATGCAG TCAATGTTACGGTCAAAACAAAGGTCTGACGTCAGCTTTGCTCCCGGGGACCCAGAATATGAGGAAGTGACCCACAAACCAAAAACCAGACCGGGAAGTGCTCCTTTAACGAAACACGAGATGAAGAAAGCCCACTCGTCCGTGGGAAATACGGATCACTTGCTGGAAAAGGAAGAAATTCCAGAATTCcctgataactttttaccggaAGTCAGTAAAGAGATTGATGAACTCAAAAAACAGATAATGTCAGATATAAAGCTGCCAACAAAAGAGGAAATGTTGCAAGCGCTGGACAGTGCTAGGTAG